The proteins below come from a single Pseudomonas chlororaphis genomic window:
- a CDS encoding 2-hydroxyacid dehydrogenase: MSALEPSRFLASSDDPEVELNNLQALDEDPICERVAQNLQRLRGKRHLSLDALARQCGVSRAMLAQIESGRSVPSIKVLCKIAKGLKVSVAAFLEHRAFEGVTVLAASQSKRLVSANGAFVSRTLFPFDVARQSEFYELRLSPLGEEQSDGHGPGVQENLVVSQGVLEISVNDERYLLSTGDSILFYADQAHRYRNPADSEAVAYLVVTYPERLD; encoded by the coding sequence GTGAGCGCCCTGGAACCTTCGCGTTTTCTGGCGAGTTCCGACGACCCTGAAGTGGAACTGAATAACCTGCAAGCGCTGGACGAGGACCCTATCTGCGAACGGGTTGCGCAGAACCTGCAACGCCTGCGGGGCAAGCGACACCTCTCCCTCGACGCCCTCGCCCGCCAGTGCGGTGTCAGCCGGGCCATGCTCGCGCAGATCGAATCCGGGCGCAGCGTGCCCTCGATCAAAGTGCTGTGCAAAATCGCCAAGGGTTTGAAAGTTTCCGTGGCTGCATTTCTTGAGCACCGGGCTTTCGAGGGCGTGACGGTGCTGGCGGCCAGCCAGAGCAAACGTTTGGTCAGCGCCAATGGCGCCTTTGTCAGCCGCACGCTGTTCCCTTTCGACGTCGCACGTCAGTCGGAATTCTACGAGCTGCGCCTGAGCCCGTTGGGCGAGGAACAATCCGATGGACACGGCCCCGGCGTCCAGGAAAACCTGGTGGTATCCCAAGGCGTGCTGGAAATCAGCGTCAACGACGAACGCTACCTGCTCTCCACGGGCGACTCGATTCTGTTTTATGCCGACCAGGCGCACCGTTACCGCAACCCGGCCGACAGCGAAGCGGTGGCGTACCTGGTAGTGACCTATCCGGAACGCCTGGACTGA
- a CDS encoding ABC transporter has translation MLRTLPRRQLQADALTVADISFSYPNGHRVFSSFSLNARPGEFVAILGPSGCGKTTLLNLLSGFVQPQGGHITINQTAVRPERSELGYVFQAPQLFPWLSALENARFGLRMSARTSEAQQRQKALQYLRLVGLEKAAHQLPHQLSGGMQQRVSLARTLALEPSVLLMDEPFAALDAISRNSMNEETLRIWAELGQTVLFITHDIDEAVFLADRVIVLNIAPGGIHSELEIRLPRPRSNLQTRRLPAFLDYRNELMERISQVMDAPPGTAFPTPRLEMTA, from the coding sequence ATGCTCAGAACCTTACCGCGCCGACAGCTGCAAGCCGATGCCCTGACCGTCGCTGATATCAGCTTCAGTTACCCCAATGGGCATCGGGTGTTTTCCTCGTTCAGCCTGAATGCCAGGCCCGGTGAATTCGTCGCGATCCTCGGGCCCTCCGGCTGTGGGAAAACCACGTTGCTGAACCTGCTATCGGGGTTCGTGCAACCCCAAGGCGGGCATATCACCATCAACCAGACCGCGGTGCGGCCAGAGCGTTCGGAGTTGGGGTATGTGTTCCAGGCGCCGCAATTGTTTCCCTGGTTGAGTGCCCTGGAAAATGCCCGTTTTGGCTTGCGGATGAGTGCCCGGACCAGCGAAGCGCAGCAGCGCCAAAAGGCGCTGCAATACCTGCGCCTGGTCGGTCTGGAAAAAGCGGCGCATCAGCTGCCGCATCAGCTGTCCGGCGGTATGCAACAGCGCGTCTCCCTGGCCAGGACCCTGGCGCTCGAACCCAGCGTGCTGCTGATGGACGAACCCTTCGCCGCGCTGGACGCCATCAGTCGTAACAGCATGAACGAAGAGACATTGCGTATCTGGGCCGAGCTCGGCCAGACGGTGTTGTTCATTACCCACGATATCGACGAAGCGGTGTTCCTGGCAGACCGGGTCATCGTGTTGAACATCGCCCCTGGCGGTATTCACAGCGAACTGGAGATTCGCCTGCCGCGTCCCCGTTCCAACCTGCAAACCCGCCGCTTGCCGGCCTTCCTCGATTACCGCAATGAGCTGATGGAACGCATTTCCCAGGTCATGGACGCGCCCCCGGGTACGGCTTTTCCCACCCCCCGACTTGAGATGACAGCATGA
- a CDS encoding ABC transporter permease, with the protein MSLPKPNWGWASLPVLLLIWVALASRFPTYILPQPWDVAREAVRWLGDGSLWQHLRASVLEELGGFCAAVVVAVVLGTAGGLSSRFRDFSSPLNSLFMAIPPIAWAPLIMIIFGLGYVSIVLVIFIAAMFPMAVTIQEGVQSIRGGEVRAARTLGANAWQLLAHVYLPASLPFVTAALRIGFSQGWRALVAAEMIGASQGIGWMVSTGGQIGNSSQVLLGIVVIGLIAWLMESFVFRRIERHYQKWRVQ; encoded by the coding sequence ATGTCCCTGCCAAAACCGAATTGGGGATGGGCTTCGCTGCCGGTCCTGTTGTTGATCTGGGTGGCCCTGGCCAGCCGCTTTCCCACCTACATCCTGCCGCAGCCCTGGGATGTGGCCCGCGAAGCCGTTCGCTGGCTAGGCGATGGTTCGCTGTGGCAACACCTGCGGGCCAGCGTCCTGGAAGAGCTGGGTGGTTTCTGCGCGGCGGTCGTCGTCGCAGTCGTGCTGGGTACGGCGGGTGGACTGTCGTCGCGTTTTCGCGATTTCAGTTCGCCGCTCAACAGCCTGTTCATGGCCATCCCGCCGATCGCCTGGGCGCCGCTGATCATGATTATTTTCGGCCTGGGTTATGTCTCCATCGTCCTGGTGATCTTCATCGCGGCGATGTTTCCCATGGCGGTGACCATCCAGGAAGGCGTGCAAAGCATCCGTGGCGGAGAAGTCCGCGCGGCGCGCACCCTGGGCGCCAACGCCTGGCAACTGCTGGCCCACGTCTACCTGCCGGCTTCGTTGCCCTTCGTGACCGCCGCGTTGCGCATCGGCTTCAGCCAGGGCTGGCGGGCGTTGGTCGCGGCGGAAATGATCGGCGCCTCCCAGGGTATCGGTTGGATGGTGTCCACCGGTGGGCAGATTGGCAACAGCAGCCAGGTGCTGCTGGGCATCGTCGTGATCGGCCTGATCGCCTGGCTGATGGAGAGTTTTGTGTTCCGGCGCATCGAGCGTCATTACCAGAAATGGCGAGTGCAATAA
- a CDS encoding ABC transporter permease: MSSHSKDLSSPRLALSLASKAPPFNPDWRLRLKGLALPVLIILILEIIVRIGWLPSYQMPAPSEIALTLGDLAEGALWKHIGASLLRVLLGFAIGASLALIFAAWVGLSREAEAYLEPTFAGLRSIPSLAWVPLLLLWLGIDETSKVVLIAIGAFFPVYLNGVAAIRNIDRKLVEVGHMYGFNRRRLVRRILLPAALPGLFTGLRSGMSLAWMFLVAAELIAATKGLGYLLSDGRETSRPDIVLAAIIVLAVLGKLSDGMLAGLEKRFLAWRDTFTGTEE, encoded by the coding sequence ATGAGCAGTCATAGCAAAGACCTTTCCAGCCCACGCCTGGCCCTGTCACTGGCGAGCAAAGCGCCCCCGTTCAACCCCGACTGGCGCCTGCGGCTCAAAGGGTTGGCGCTGCCGGTGCTGATCATCTTGATTTTGGAAATCATCGTGCGCATCGGTTGGCTGCCCTCCTACCAGATGCCCGCCCCCAGCGAGATCGCCCTTACGCTGGGCGATCTAGCCGAAGGTGCGCTGTGGAAACACATCGGCGCCAGCCTGCTGCGGGTATTGCTGGGCTTCGCCATTGGCGCCAGCCTGGCATTGATCTTCGCCGCCTGGGTTGGCTTGAGCCGGGAAGCCGAAGCCTATCTGGAACCCACCTTCGCCGGCCTGCGTTCGATCCCCAGCCTGGCCTGGGTGCCGTTGCTCCTGCTGTGGCTGGGCATCGACGAAACCTCGAAGGTGGTGCTGATCGCCATCGGCGCGTTCTTTCCCGTCTACCTCAATGGCGTGGCAGCGATTCGCAACATCGACCGCAAGCTGGTGGAGGTCGGCCATATGTACGGTTTCAATCGCCGCCGCCTGGTGCGCCGGATTCTCCTGCCCGCCGCCCTGCCCGGCCTGTTCACCGGATTGCGCAGCGGCATGAGCCTGGCCTGGATGTTCCTGGTCGCCGCCGAACTGATCGCCGCCACCAAGGGCTTGGGCTATCTGTTGAGCGACGGCCGCGAAACCTCGCGCCCGGATATCGTACTGGCAGCGATCATCGTGCTCGCCGTGCTGGGCAAGCTCAGCGACGGCATGCTTGCCGGCCTGGAAAAACGTTTCCTGGCCTGGCGCGACACCTTTACCGGCACCGAGGAATGA
- a CDS encoding aliphatic sulfonate ABC transporter substrate-binding protein, whose translation MTKRSLLAFSLSVATLAGSAFAVAGEDKPLRIGYVFAMANAPALIADKQGFYREEGLDVDLKALGDGPVIQQALAAGELDVAYVGTPPVYQWFSRGLQSRILAKVNYGQAAVIVDSKSPITDLQALKGKKLAGVKKGSGMDVLLRGYVLKEKAGLNPDKDLDIIDMPPGNMNAALERGIVDAAFSWEPFVSQSVLRGSSRILLDVNQALPQYPWYVVIALPKTLQERPDDVVKLLRAHRKAIAFLNEHPAESNRLIAEAFKLEAVQGLDGKTIAPEAIVAQARTRLGWSADLQASDIQFIQRLMDYSHDLGFIDATLKTEQIVDTTYLEKAAH comes from the coding sequence ATGACCAAACGTTCGCTGCTTGCCTTTTCCTTGTCTGTTGCCACGCTGGCAGGCAGTGCTTTTGCCGTGGCTGGCGAGGATAAACCCTTGCGTATCGGCTACGTCTTTGCCATGGCCAACGCGCCGGCGTTGATCGCCGACAAGCAGGGGTTCTACCGCGAGGAAGGCCTGGACGTCGACCTCAAGGCGTTGGGCGATGGCCCAGTGATCCAGCAGGCCTTGGCTGCCGGGGAGCTGGATGTGGCCTACGTCGGCACGCCGCCCGTGTACCAGTGGTTTTCCCGAGGGTTGCAAAGCCGGATCCTGGCAAAAGTCAATTACGGGCAGGCCGCCGTGATTGTCGATAGCAAAAGCCCGATCACCGACCTGCAAGCGCTCAAGGGCAAGAAGCTGGCCGGGGTCAAGAAGGGCAGTGGCATGGATGTGCTGCTGCGTGGTTACGTGCTCAAGGAAAAAGCCGGCCTCAATCCTGACAAGGACCTGGACATCATCGACATGCCGCCCGGCAATATGAACGCTGCCCTGGAACGCGGCATCGTCGACGCGGCGTTTTCCTGGGAGCCTTTTGTCAGCCAGTCAGTGCTGCGCGGCTCGAGCCGGATCCTGCTGGATGTCAACCAGGCGCTGCCACAGTATCCCTGGTACGTGGTGATCGCCTTGCCGAAAACCTTGCAGGAGCGACCCGATGACGTGGTCAAGCTGCTGCGCGCCCATCGCAAGGCCATCGCCTTTCTCAACGAGCATCCGGCCGAATCGAACCGGCTCATCGCCGAGGCATTCAAGCTAGAAGCGGTGCAAGGCCTGGATGGCAAGACCATTGCCCCAGAGGCCATTGTTGCCCAGGCACGTACGCGGCTGGGCTGGTCGGCGGATTTGCAGGCCTCGGATATCCAGTTCATCCAGCGCCTGATGGATTACTCCCACGACCTGGGTTTTATCGATGCCACGCTCAAGACCGAACAGATCGTGGACACCACTTACCTGGAAAAAGCCGCGCACTGA
- a CDS encoding sulfonate ABC transporter ATP-binding protein: MTQALLDIHVERKTFATTTVLSNIHLQLQPRETVSLLGPSGCGKSTLLRIVAGLEKDFEGHLLSDTEQLAFVFQEARLMPWLTVQQNIGFSDDNDYDEAWVAQLIDEVGLTGFADALPKALSGGMAQRVAIARGLYSRPRVLLLDEPFSAVDAFTRMKLQDLLLQLAERHAIALLLVTHDVDEALYLSDRVLMMDTRPSSIRQELTVQLEHPRDRRDPLLARLKALALGELRNAHVI; encoded by the coding sequence ATGACCCAAGCCCTGCTGGATATCCATGTCGAGCGCAAGACCTTCGCCACCACCACGGTGCTCAGTAACATCCACCTTCAACTGCAACCTCGGGAAACCGTGAGCCTGCTGGGTCCCAGTGGCTGCGGCAAAAGCACCTTGCTGCGCATCGTCGCCGGCCTGGAAAAAGACTTCGAAGGACATCTGCTCAGCGACACCGAACAACTGGCCTTCGTGTTCCAGGAGGCGCGATTGATGCCCTGGCTGACGGTGCAGCAGAACATCGGCTTCAGCGATGACAACGATTACGACGAAGCCTGGGTTGCGCAGTTGATCGACGAGGTCGGCCTCACAGGCTTCGCCGACGCCTTGCCCAAGGCATTGTCCGGCGGCATGGCACAACGTGTGGCGATTGCCCGCGGCCTGTATTCGCGACCACGGGTGCTGTTGCTGGACGAACCCTTCAGCGCCGTGGACGCCTTCACCCGGATGAAATTGCAGGACCTGCTACTACAACTGGCCGAGCGACACGCCATCGCTTTGTTGCTGGTGACGCACGATGTGGACGAGGCGCTGTACCTGAGCGACCGGGTACTGATGATGGACACTCGCCCCAGCAGCATTCGCCAAGAGCTGACGGTGCAACTGGAGCACCCGCGGGACCGGCGCGACCCGTTGTTGGCGCGGCTCAAGGCATTGGCCCTCGGCGAATTGCGCAACGCCCATGTCATCTGA